One genomic segment of Synechocystis sp. LKSZ1 includes these proteins:
- a CDS encoding carboxypeptidase-like regulatory domain-containing protein, producing MMRKFMMQQWLGWGAMAWGLGTMPATWAHGVDIQYQVVPSYHITATYDGGQPMAEAQVSIFAPNQPAQPWLQGKTNAQGQFTFIPSQGGDWAVRIRQAGHGQFLVIPVTMGQINPKPGQDVLAKSVNQSGPQPLHWSQRGLILGSVVWGCIGTALFFSRSRRESADHAST from the coding sequence ATGATGCGGAAATTTATGATGCAGCAGTGGTTGGGATGGGGGGCCATGGCTTGGGGTCTGGGAACAATGCCGGCCACGTGGGCCCATGGGGTTGATATTCAATACCAGGTGGTACCGTCTTATCACATTACCGCAACCTATGATGGGGGTCAGCCGATGGCCGAGGCTCAGGTTTCGATCTTTGCCCCCAACCAACCCGCTCAACCCTGGTTACAGGGAAAAACCAATGCTCAGGGGCAATTTACCTTTATACCTTCCCAAGGGGGAGACTGGGCAGTTCGTATCCGCCAGGCCGGCCATGGCCAATTTTTAGTGATCCCCGTGACCATGGGACAAATAAACCCAAAACCTGGTCAGGATGTTCTAGCGAAATCAGTTAATCAATCGGGCCCGCAGCCGCTCCATTGGAGCCAACGGGGTTTAATCCTCGGGTCGGTGGTTTGGGGTTGCATTGGCACTGCTTTATTCTTTAGTCGCAGTCGTCGGGAGTCGGCCGATCATGCATCTACCTGA
- a CDS encoding DUF4382 domain-containing protein — MLSRRFLINCLLGPIICGVLLASCQSSPEKVSSKTSQGILTIRANGEDFIRQGFTSKDGWHLDFKRVAVNLGAVTAYQTAPSFDPEGSQPLRAKQQVSLEDTQPVDLAAGDRTAETKTILVGTIPAPPGHYNALSWQLLKDAAGYSLVLQGLAQKGAQQIPFTLKLDRNVAFVCGDYVGEERKGLLTSAGQADLEATFHFDHLFGDGSLSSEDELNRGALGFGPLAQLATQNRLEITASELARQLPPEEAQKLETLWLSLGHVGEGHCQAKYL, encoded by the coding sequence ATGCTGAGTCGTCGTTTTTTGATTAACTGTCTGCTGGGCCCAATCATATGTGGGGTTCTTCTAGCCAGCTGTCAAAGCAGTCCTGAAAAGGTCAGCTCCAAAACAAGCCAGGGAATCTTAACTATCCGAGCCAATGGAGAGGATTTTATTCGTCAGGGTTTTACCAGCAAAGATGGTTGGCATTTAGACTTTAAGCGAGTTGCAGTTAATTTAGGGGCTGTGACGGCCTATCAGACCGCTCCCAGCTTTGACCCCGAGGGCTCCCAGCCTTTGCGGGCAAAACAGCAAGTCAGTTTAGAGGACACCCAGCCCGTTGACCTCGCCGCAGGTGATAGAACCGCTGAAACTAAAACTATTCTTGTTGGAACCATTCCGGCTCCACCTGGCCACTACAATGCGCTTTCTTGGCAATTATTAAAAGATGCTGCTGGTTATTCACTAGTTCTACAGGGCCTGGCTCAAAAAGGAGCACAACAAATTCCCTTTACCCTCAAACTGGATCGAAACGTTGCCTTTGTCTGTGGAGACTACGTGGGCGAGGAACGCAAGGGACTACTCACCTCTGCCGGCCAGGCCGACCTAGAAGCTACTTTTCATTTTGATCATCTCTTTGGCGATGGAAGCCTATCCTCAGAGGATGAACTCAATCGTGGTGCCCTGGGTTTTGGGCCCTTGGCTCAATTAGCAACCCAGAACCGACTGGAGATCACGGCTTCAGAACTGGCCCGTCAATTACCGCCTGAGGAAGCCCAAAAACTAGAAACCCTTTGGTTATCCCTAGGTCACGTTGGTGAAGGACATTGTCAAGCGAAGTACTTATGA
- a CDS encoding cyclic nucleotide-binding domain-containing protein: MQKVLYLFGELNDDDLDWLIAAGSIEKIPPTATLIKEGEISDAVYILLEGTVVVSVAVLGSSKEIATLSSGEIFGEMSFIDQQPPSATVETLTESLVLSVPSAQLKARLAQDLSFASRFYRAMAVFLSGRLRIALTELDFGKDFLSPELALSPALLESLPLAQARFDWLLRRVKNSLMPNSPEY, from the coding sequence ATGCAAAAAGTTCTGTACCTGTTTGGAGAACTCAACGACGATGACCTCGATTGGCTCATTGCCGCTGGCTCCATCGAGAAAATTCCTCCCACCGCGACACTAATTAAAGAAGGCGAGATTAGTGATGCTGTCTATATCCTGCTAGAGGGAACCGTGGTTGTTTCCGTTGCTGTTCTCGGCAGTTCCAAAGAAATTGCAACCCTCTCCAGTGGCGAAATTTTCGGCGAAATGTCCTTTATCGACCAACAACCCCCCTCCGCTACCGTCGAAACCCTAACCGAATCGTTGGTTTTGTCGGTTCCTTCTGCCCAACTCAAGGCCCGCTTGGCCCAAGACCTGAGTTTTGCCAGTCGTTTTTATCGAGCGATGGCCGTATTCTTGTCCGGTCGTCTGCGGATTGCCCTCACAGAACTCGATTTTGGGAAAGACTTTCTCTCTCCAGAACTGGCCCTGTCCCCTGCGTTGCTCGAATCCTTGCCCCTGGCCCAGGCGAGATTTGATTGGTTATTGAGACGAGTCAAAAATTCTCTGATGCCGAACTCTCCTGAATACTGA
- the cbiM gene encoding cobalt transporter CbiM — MHLPDGLLPAWACGTGYGLTGLLTWFSLRQINRQADPSQGIPKAALLTAAFFVASSLRIPLPPASVHLVLNGLLGVVLGYYAIPAILVGLFLQAVLLGHGGLTTLGLNTVIMGVPALLAYFLFQLRYHLGQREPTPWLTAIFAFISGCLGLSLALLIFWGLILLTLPNDLDQGAERLAVYGLVIAHLPIVGLEGFFTALLVLFLQRVKPKLIEGGL; from the coding sequence ATGCATCTACCTGATGGTCTCCTGCCTGCCTGGGCTTGCGGCACGGGGTATGGCTTAACGGGCCTGTTAACCTGGTTTTCCCTACGTCAGATTAACCGTCAAGCTGACCCCAGCCAAGGCATTCCCAAGGCCGCTTTACTAACCGCCGCTTTTTTTGTGGCCTCCTCTTTGCGAATTCCTCTCCCCCCGGCCAGTGTTCATCTAGTCTTGAATGGCCTCTTGGGCGTGGTGTTGGGCTATTACGCCATCCCCGCAATCTTGGTCGGTCTTTTTCTCCAGGCCGTTCTCCTAGGCCACGGAGGATTAACAACCTTGGGCCTCAATACCGTGATCATGGGCGTACCGGCCTTGCTAGCTTACTTCCTTTTTCAACTCCGCTATCATTTGGGTCAACGGGAGCCTACTCCTTGGCTGACGGCGATATTTGCCTTTATCAGCGGTTGTCTGGGTCTGAGCCTAGCATTATTGATATTTTGGGGTCTGATTTTGCTGACTTTGCCCAATGATTTAGACCAGGGAGCGGAACGCTTGGCTGTCTATGGTCTGGTGATAGCTCATCTTCCCATCGTGGGTCTTGAAGGGTTTTTCACGGCCCTGCTTGTCTTGTTTTTGCAACGGGTTAAGCCCAAACTAATCGAGGGAGGCCTGTAG